A genomic region of Thunnus maccoyii chromosome 13, fThuMac1.1, whole genome shotgun sequence contains the following coding sequences:
- the LOC121909797 gene encoding uncharacterized protein LOC121909797, which translates to MPLLATWSKASCSCPSTTWSEASCSCTGTTWSKASGSCPSTTWSEASCSCTGTTWSKASGSCPSTTWSEASCSCAGTTWSKASGSCPSTTWSEASCSCAGTTWSKASGSCTSPTRPISARSSTCSTRSNTCTWKTATVLDLLQYRHQERPLLHWDHSCLVLCQHHLIQNHRAQFRHRPLQIRHRQLLSQQCSACIHLVQCQQVHNYQPQDHQAHSHLVQNLLDQNQLHLVQSHSHQVQLQYHQLLPHNLKIDHSSVSVLCINY; encoded by the exons ATGCCCCTG TTGGCCACCTGGTCCAAAGCCTCCTGTTCCTGTCCCAGCACCACCTGGTCCGAAGCCTCCTGTTCCTGTACCGGCACCACCTGGTCCAAAGCCTCCGGTTCCTGTCCCAGCACCACCTGGTCCGAAGCCTCCTGTTCCTGTACCGGCACCACCTGGTCCAAAGCCTCCGGTTCCTGTCCCAGCACCACCTGGTCCGAAGCCTCCTGTTCCTGTGCCGGCACCACCTGGTCCAAAGCCTCCGGTTCCTGTCCCAGCACCACCTGGTCCGAAGCCTCCTGTTCCTGTGCCGGCACCACCTGGTCCAAAGCCTCCGGTTCCTGTACCAGCCCCACCAGGCCCATATCTGCTAGGTCCAGTACCTGCTCCACCAGGTCCAACACCTGCACCTGGAAAACAGCCACAG TCCTTGACCTCCTGCAGTATAGACACCAGGAACGGCCCCTGCTCCACTGGGACCATAGCTGCCTGGTCCTGTGCCAACACCACCTGATCCAAAACCACCGGGCCCAGTTCCGACACCGCCCACTCCAGATCCGACACCGCCAACTCCTGTCCCAGCAGTGCTCGGCCTGTATCCACCTGGTCCAGTGCCAGCAAGTCCATAACTACCAGCCACAGGACCACCAGGCCCATAGCCACCTGGTCCAAAACCTCCTGGACCAGAACCAACTCCACCTGGTCCAGTCCCATAGCCACCAGGTCCAACTCCAGTACCACCAGCTCCTGCCCCATAACCTAAAAATAGATCAtagttcagtttcagttctcTGCATAAATTATTGA